Genomic DNA from Aminobacterium mobile DSM 12262:
GCAGAATTGAGCTTGCAACAGGAACATGTTGTTCGTATGGAATCTCGCCCTGTAAATATAGAGGGGACAGGGGCCATTACTATCCGCATGCTGGTTCGGAACGCCCTGCGAATGAGACCCGACCGAATCATAGTTGGAGAGTGCCGGGGTGAAGAGGCCTTTGATATGCTTCAAGCCATGAATACGGGGCACGACGGATCTCTCACTACTCTTCATGCCAATTCACCTCGAGATGTACTTTCCCGTCTTGAAAGCATGGTCCTTATGGCTGGGATGGAACTGCCTATACGTGCCATTCGAGAGCAAATATCTTCTGGCATCGATCTTATTGTCCATCAGGAGCGTTTGAAAGATGGAACTCGCCGTGTCCTCACGATCTCGGAAATTACAGGTATGGAAGGCGACACAATTCAGATGCAAGATCTATTTGTTTTTAATCATCAAGGGTTTGACGACGCCGGCAGAATTCGGGGTAACCTTGATCCAACAGGCATTCAGCCTCACCGCAGCTTTAAGTTCGAAATGGCTGGTGTCTCATTGCCTAAAGATGTTTTGAGAGCTAAAAGGGGGAGCTAAGCATGGGAGGAGTTCTTTTTGCTCTTGTTATAGGAGTGCTTCTCTTTTTGATGGCATGGGGTTTTTCTAAAATAATATTGGGAGAAGAAACAGATCAGCTGACGAGAACGGAGTCATGGTTTACTGGCAACCGAGAAAAGCAGGGGGAAGAAAAAAGGCAGTGGAATAAACGTTTTACTTCCGATTCTTTTCGGAAAAAGCTTGAAGTCGAGCTTGTAAAAGCGGACCTACCTCTTAAACTGCAGGAAGCTTTTGTTCTGTGGCTCGCTCTTCTCATTGTCGTTCCATTCCTTCTTTTTATGTTTCGCGGCCCCTTCGGTCTTGCTGTAGGCCTTGTTGCTGTTATTGTTGTTCCAATTGTCATGATACGAGTTCGGAGGCAACATCGCCTTCAAAAGTTTGAGCGTCAGATTCCGCCCATGCTCGATATGCTTTCATCAGGGTTACGAGCTGGATTCAGCTTTTTGCAATCTTTGCAGAATGCAGCTACGCAAATTGAATCTCCCTTGGGAGATACGTTACAGCAGGTCGTAGCTGAAATTTCATTGGGACTGGATCTAGAAGATGTTCTGAATCGCTGGGTTGAAAGGGTTGGAAGTATGGACCTTGAGCTTGTAGTAACATCAATTTTGATTCAGAAAGAAATTGGTGGTAACTTGGCGAAAATTTTAGAAAATATAGCGAGAGTTATGCGAGACCGTCAAGATGTGGCAGCTCAGATGCGAGCACTAACATCTCAGGGACGCCTTGAAGGCCTTATTATATCTGTGTTGCCAGTGGTTATGGCCGTTATTATTAATATAATGAATCCCGGGTATTTAACCCCCTTATTTCAGACAGCTTTTGGGCAAAAGATGCTGGGAACAGCCGTGTTCTTTGGGCTCGTTGGTATTTTCGTTATCCAACGTATCGTTAAGCCTCGATATTAAGGGGGGAGAAATATGGAGATTTTAGTGATTGTTTTTTTGGTGCTTGTCGTAACATTATGTCTCTTCCTGATTTTAAATATCATCTCTCCTCAGAAAGAAGACTCTTTTGATAGGGCAGCTCGTTTTGCCGGTGACGAGGAAGAAGAGATCGCCTCTTTTAAGGAGCGGGTTGTTGAACCTTTGCAGGTTAAAATAAGTCGAGTCGGCCGTTTTCTGTTCCCTAAAGAAGCTATTGCACGTATGGACCGTTATTGTGTTATTGCTGGTCGTCCCTTGGGAGTGCGAGGAGAAGTTTTAGCTGGTATGAAGGTTTCCTTTGCCTTGATTACAGCTATAGTGTCTCTATTTATTCTTCCCATACCGTTGCGTATTTCAGGAGCTTTTATTCTCGGAGCCCTAGGGTATCTGATTCCTGGAATATGGATTACCAAAAAAGGAAAAGAGCGTCAGATGTTGGCTCGTAACCAGCTCCCAGATGTTATGGACCTTATGGTGGTGAGTGTAGAAGCAGGGCTTGGCCTTGATGCGGCTATGGCACGCGTAGCCGAGAGGCTTCGTGGCCCTATGGGAGAGAGTTTTGCTCGGGCTCTTCATGAAATCAGCTTGGGAGAAAATCGCCAGACAGCTCTTCGGGGCATTGAAGAAAGATTGCCCATGGAGGAAGTTCGCCATTTTATTACAAGTCTTATCCAAGCCGAAGAGTTGGGGGTCTCTGTGAGCGATGTGCTTCGGAGCCAGGCTGGATCTTTAAAACGTTTCCGGAGGCTGAAAGCGGAAGAACATGCCCGGAAAGCGCCTATAAAAATTCTTTTCCCTATGATTCTCTTTATTTTCCCATCGTTGTTTGTGGTTATTCTAGGCCCGGCTTTTATATCGATCATGGAAACCTTTGCCAAGAGATGATATGTTGATGCAAAAACATCCGTTGAGTCTTTTAAACGCTCAGGGGGATTTTCTCTTCTCCCCCTTATTTTGTGCAGACTCCTTTATGAGTCGTTTCCGGGGTCTTATGTTATGTCCTCCCGAAAAAAAGTGTGGCTTGATTTTGATTCCTTGTAATTCTATACATACATTTTGTATGCGTTTCCCTCTCGACATATTTTTCCTCAACGATGAATGTCGAATTCTATGTGTTCGTTGGAATTTGTCTCCATGGAGATGTTCCTGGTGCCCTGGGGCTTCTATGGTGGTAGAGTGTCCTGCCGGTGAAATTCCCCATAAAAGAATAGAGATTGGTTCAAAGATTATTTTTAAAAAGATATCTTCCAGTTAGCGTATATTCTCATCTGATATTTTTTTCTCAACATTCTATCTTTAGCCCCCTTTTCAAAAGAGAAAAGTAGTTTATAATGTCCGCACAGAATGTTATACCAGAGGATGGTGAGTCGCATGACGACCCGAACGAGAGAAACATTGAAAGAGATTTCTCTGGACAAAGTGCGGAAGTATTTGGAAGAAAACGGTGAAGACGTTCAATTGCTTGCAGGATCTACCATCGTACACAACATCTACGGAGAAGGTGAAATTTCCCGCCTCGAAACATCGCCTCAAGGAATCACATATCTTTATATCGAGTTTCAGGATCCATCGCGGGGAGTTGCTCTCGTGAAGAAGTTCCCCTTGAAAAATGTTGTAGAAACCTTTTTTTCCAGGCTCTGTCTTGTGTCTGACTTGTATAGTAAGGTTTGTTCTAGCGTTGAGTGTTCTAAGGAGGAGAGATCCCCTCTAGAGGACCGTTCCATTCACTCAAGGGTGATGGATACTGTAGCTAAGAACGAAAATGGACGGTCCCGCCAAGAAATTTTGAAAGAGTGCCGAGTTGGCGATATCGTTTTGTTATCTATGAATCCTGATAATGACCAAATAGCGGTTTCGACTGAGCAAAGAGAGGTTATAGGCTATTTGCCTGGAGAAGTGACGGAACTTATTGTCCCTGCCATAGAGAAAAATCTTCCAGTGGAGGGAATGATAACCAGTATCCCTAAAGAAGGGACAGCTCACAAGCGCGGTTGCCGTCTGGAAATTTATCTTAACGTGCCGGGCAGAGAGAACCCTCGTCTCAAAAACCTGTCGAACAAAAGACAATTGGAAAAAAACCTGTCTGCAGAAGAAAGTGATGTAGCTTCTCCCGAAGAGAGACCATGGGATGTGTTGGGGGAAGAAGATATGGACGATATGGTGGATCAGGATATGGAGTTGGATATGGATCAGTGGGATTTGTCTTTTGGAGACGGGATGGAATAAAATGGATTTGTAAACAATATTTTTATTAAAAGGCTGCCTTTCAAAAGGCAGCCTTTTTTATGAGTTTTATACGGAGCCCGAGACAAAACTAACATTGGCTTCGATGCTGCTATATGTATTTTTATTGATCTTATAAGGGAGTCGAGAGCAATGTCGTTTTTGAACCTCAAATTCGATAAGAAAAAGGAGGGCATAAAAAATATTTTATGCTAGAATAAGATATATGCAAAAAAGTTATATCATACACGCCAAAAAGATCTCCCCCCCTTTTACAGATCGTTTTGGTTTTTCTGAGGACCTGTTATAAATGCAGGTCCTCTTTTTGTTCCTTAGCAGTTTTATTACGGATCACCCTACTTCGCATGTTATAAATGTAGACTTTCTTTTTTGGGGTGCATAATAATATAGAAATTGTTCTAAGAATATACTCTATGAAATAAAAGGTAAAAATTTTTTGGCTATTGACTTCAGTTCAACGACCTTGTATAAGTGGTTACTACAAAAACCCTTCCATCGAACTAGTAAATCCAGTTTTGAACAGAGATATTAAAAAAATGAATGCAAAGATGTTATTTGCAATTACAAATATGTGCAATTCCTATTATCAAATCAAAGGAGATGAAAGAATGAACAGAGGTAGGAAACGTTTCTTTGTAGTGGCAGGGTTGTTGTTAGTTATGCTGTTTGTTGCTTCAGCAGGGTTTGCCGAGAGTAAGAAAGATACTCTTATTGTGGCGAATATTTATGATGCAAAGACTATGGATCCTCATGCAACCAACGATGTAGCTTCTTCTGGCGCGATGATGCAGATGTATGAGACGCTTATTGCTCTTGACGATGCGAATAATGTGGTTCCCCAGCTTGCAGAGAAATGGGAAAAGCTTGACGATGTCACATATCGCTTCTATCTTCTCAAAGGTGTCAGGTTTCATAATGGAGAAGAACTGAAAGCTAGCGACGTGAAATACTCCATTGAGCGGGCAATGTCCCCTAAAGGAGCTGCTATTCAGAACTATTCCAGTGAAGTAGAGTCAGTCTCTGTTGTTGATGATTACACTGTAGAAATTAAGACAAAACGTTCCTCCACTCCTTTCCTTGCCTCTTTAAGTCATACGTGGGGGAGCATAATGAATGCCAAAGCCGTAGAGGCTGCAGGAGATAACTACGGTATGCAGCCTATAGGAACGGGCCCTTTCAAGTTTGCCGAATGGGCGAGAGGTGATCGAATTGTTCTTGAGAGATTCGATGATTTTCACGGGAATAAACCTGCGTATAAGACCCTTGTCATCCGGGCTATTACTGAGCCCACAAGTCGTACCATTGAGCTTGAAAGCGGTGCAGTGGATATTGCCTATCAAATTACTACCAATGATATTAAACGGGTGGAAGAAAATCCGAACCTGAAACTTATGAGGGTTATGGATAACTCCACAACGTATCTTGGCTTTAACTGTTCTAAGAAGCCTTTCGACGATGTGCGGGTCCGCCAAGCTATAAATATGGCCCTTGACACAGTCGGTATTAACCAAGCTGTTTATCGTGGAGTAGGGCAGGCTCCTGCCGGACCTTTTGCTCCCAATGTGAAGTATTACGATAAGTCTCTTTCTATTCCCGAACCCAATATTGAGACGGCACAGAAGCTTCTTGAAGAGGCTGGATATAAAGATGGTTTTAAAGCTGAAATATGGACAAACGATAAAAAAGAGCGCGTGGACATGGCCACGATTATTCAAAGCCAGCTTCAGGAACTTGGCATTACTGTAGAAATTAAAGTTCTGGAGTGGGGCGCGTATCTTGATGGCCTTAAAGAAGCTAAACACGACATGTTTATTGTTGGTTGGACTGCATCTGTTCCAGATCCAGACTTTGCTGTGGCTGGTGTCTTCCATTCCTCTATGAAGGGGAAAATGAACTTCGCCTTTTTTGGCGATCCCGAAGTAGATGCCCTTATAGAGCAGGGAAAAACTCTTCCCGATGGCTCTGAAAGAGAGGCTCTTTATAAGGAGTTACAGCTCCAGTTGAATGAAAAACGCCCGTGGGTTTATCTGTTGAATGATGAACAGATCTGCGGACTTCAGAAAAATGTGAAAGGGTTCCGCCCCAGCCCTCGAGGATATCACGAACTGTATAACGTTTATTTCGAATAATAAATAATTATATTTATTGTTTGTGATGTGCTCCTTTCTATTTAGGTAAGTTTATGTAGATGATTGCAGGGGCAGATCTATTGTCCCTGCAATTGTTATGTTTCAGGAGGAAGAAAGAATGCTCAAGTATGTTGTTAAAAGAATTCTATCTCTTGTCCCCGTCCTGATCGGGGTTGCTTTTATTGTCTTTTCCCTCCTTTACTTCACTCCCGGGGATCCGGCTCGGATGGTTTTAGGGGATATGGCGACCGAAGAGGCCATAGAAGCATTTCGCGAAACAGAAGGGTTAAATGATCCTTTTATCGTACAGTTTGGTCGTTACCTGTACAAGGCGGTAACGAATGCTGATATAGGCCGTTCCTATATGACAAAGCGGCCTGTTACCAGCGAGATTATGACCGTTTTCCCAGCTACATTGAAGTTGGCGGCCTTTTCTATGTTCATAGCCATCATCCTTGGAATCCCTTTTGGGATTATCTCGGCAATAAAGCAATATTCGTGGTTCGACTCCATTACTATGATCTTCGCCATGGTAGGTATCTCCATGCCAGTTTTCTGGTTGGGAGTGCTTTTGATTCTATTTTTCTCGGTGCGCCTCAGTTGGCTTCCTTCTTCAGGTTTTGACACCTTTGGCGCCATGGTCCTTCCTTCCATAACTCTTGCAGCTCAGGGAGTGGCCATTATTACGCGAATGACTCGCTCCACTATGCTGGAAGTAATTCGTCAAGACTATATTCGAACTGTTCGAGCTAAAGGTCAGAAGGAATCTTTGGTTATTTGGCGTCATGCTTTGCCTAATGCCCTTATCCCTGTCATTACCATTGCAGGTATTCAGTTTGGGCAGCTTTTGGGAGGGGCTGTGTTGACAGAGTCCATTTTCTCCATCCCTGGCGTTGGCCGTTTGATGGTAGAAGCCATTAAAATGCGAGATTTCCCAGTTGTTCAAGGCGGTGTTCTTTATATTGCTGTGGCCTTTAGTTTAGTGAACCTCCTCGTGGACCTGATCTATGCATGGATCGATCCTCGTATCAAGGCACAGTACAGGTAATGAGGAGGAGATGGAGATGAACGTAACCAAGAAAAAGAAACGAGGAAATTTGAGCGAAATTTTCCGTCGCCTTAAGAAAAATCGTCTTGCTATGTTCGGATTAGCTATTGTGGTTGTTCTCCTTATAACTGCAATTTTTGCTGATGTGATCGCGCCTTATGGCTATGCGAAACAGCACCTGAGAGATGCCTTCCAAGCTCCGAACGGAAAATATGTTTTCGGCACAGATGAGTTTGGCCGAGACATTTTTAGTCGCATTGTATATGGTTCCAGAATCTCTCTTCAGGTAGGGTTCATTGCCGTAGGTATTGCCGTTGTAATAGGCGGGTTCTTGGGCGCTGTCTCCGGCTTTTACGGAGGGCGGGTTGATAACGCGATTATGAGATCTATGGATATTCTTCTTTCTATTCCACAAATTTTGCTGGCTATCGCTATTGCAGCTTCTCTTGGTCCCGGACTTTTTAATCTCATGATAGCCGTGGGCATATCGTCGATTCCAAGCTATGCACGTATAGTGAGAGGTTCCGTGCTCTCTATAAGAAACCAGGAATATGTAGAAGCAGCTAAAGCGATGGGTTCTGGCGATATTAGAATTATTATGAAGCACATATTGCCAAACTGCATGGCGCCTATCATCGTACAAGCCACATTAGGCGTCGCCTTTGCTATCCTAACAGCTGCAGGCCTGAGCTTTATCGGACTCGGCATTCAACCTCCCGTCCCGGAATGGGGTGCTATGCTTTCTGGCGGACGAGGCTATATTCGGGATTATCCCTATATGACGCTCTTCCCTGGCTTGGCCATCATGATTACCATATTGGCTTTGAATTTTCTAGGCGATGGGCTTCGGGATGCTCTCGACCCTAAACTGAAGCGTTAAGGATAAGAGAGGGAGTTTCATGACAGAAAAGAAAGAATACCTACTCAATATTCAAGACCTGACGGTGCACTATGAAACAGATAGTGGCGTTGTTTGTGCTGTTGAGCACTTAAATTTACATCTTGGACGTGGAGAGTCTTTGGGGTTTGTAGGAGAGACTGGAGCTGGCAAAACAACAACGGCTCTTTCCATAATGCAGCTGATCCCCAATCCTCCTGGACGGATTTTAAGCGGGAAGATTTTGTTTGAAGGCGAAGACCTTATCGCTAAAAACGAGGAAGAGAAACGTCATATTCGGGGTGGAAAGATTGCTATGATTTTTCAGGATCCCATGACATCTTTGAACCCTGTTATCCCAGTAGGAGAGCAAATAGCTGAAATGATAGAGCTTCACCAGAAGGTGACGAAAAACGAAGCTCTGGAAAAAGCGGTTAAAATGCTTGAGTTAGTGGGAATACGACCGGAACGAGCTCGAGATTATCCCCATCAATTTAGCGGAGGAATGAGGCAAAGGGTTGTTATCGCCATTGCTCTTGCATGTGATCCCACGCTCCTCATCGCTGACGAACCTACCACGGCGTTGGATGTTACGATTCAAGCTCAGGTGCTTGAGTTGATGAAAGACTTGAAGAAAGAATTTAATACCTCTTTAATCATGATTACGCACGATCTTGGTGTAGTGGCAGAAATTTGCGATAAGGTAGCTATTATGTATGCAGGAAGCGTAGTGGAATACGCTGATACACACTCTCTATACACGAATCCCCTACACCCTTATACAAACGGGCTTTTCAATTCCATACCGGATCTTGATGCCGATCAGGAAGAACTAAAGGTCATCCATGGTTTAATGCCAGATCCTACGAATTTGCCCTCAGGGTGTACGTTCCATCCCAGATGTCCTATGGCTCAGCCTGAATGTTCCCAAAAAAGGCCGGAGATGCTTGAGATAGAGCCGGGACATTTTGTGGCCTGCCCCGTTTGTTGTAACGGACTGAAGAAAGGGTAGGAGGAGAAACTATGGCTGAGACGCGAAAAAAACTTATAGAAGTAAATCATCTAAAAAAATATTTTCAGACTAAAAAAGGAATGCTTCACGCGGTAGATGATGTCTCTTTCTTCGTGTACGAGGGAGAAACGTTAGGGCTAGTGGGAGAGTCAGGTTGCGGTAAATCCACATTAGGCAGAGTAATGATTCGTCTTCTTGACGCTACTGACGGAGAGGTCATTTATCGTGGCGATAACATACTGAAGTACAATAAACGCCAAATGAAGGAGTTGCGAAAAAACGTTCAGATAGTCTTTCAGGATCCATACTCGTCACTCAACCCCCGTCTCTCTGTTGCAGAGCTTATAGCAGAGCCTCTCATCGTCAATGGAGTCTATCGTTCCAAAGCGGAGCGAGATAAGCGAGTTTTGGACCTTATGGATACGGTGGGTTTGGCCCAACGTTTGGTAGATGTCTATCCCCATGAGCTGGATGGGGGACGGCGGCAACGAATAGGTATTGCGAGGTCCTTGGCTCTCAACCCGGAGTTTATTGTATTGGATGAGCCTGTATCGGCACTCGATGTTTGTATTCAAGCCCAGATTCTGAACCTCCTCAATACGTTGAAAAAGGAACGGGGCTATACATACATATTTATTGCTCATAATCTAAGCGTGGTTAAACATGTTTCTGATCGCATAGCGGTAATGTATCTTGGCAAGATAGTGGAGCTTTCAGACTACAGAACTATTTTTGCTGACCCTCTTCATCCGTACACGCAGGCTCTTTTGTCTGCTATCCCCATTCCCAAAGTAGACCAGAAGCGAGATCGGATCATTCTAGAGGGAGATGTTCCCAGCCCTGTAGAACCTCCAGAGGGGTGCCGTTTTGCTGGTCGATGCCGTTACAGACAAGATATTTGTGAGCAGCGGACTCCCGAATTGCGAGAGATTGATAACGGGCATTTTGTTGCATGTCATTTCGCCAGAAATTTATTAGAGACAGGATGTTAAAAGGAGATGCTCTTTGAAATGTTTTGCATTGATATGGATTATGTAAATTCATTGATGCTTGAATTGCTCGCTATCCCATCTGTGGGAGGAGATTGTGAAGAAGCGCTGTCGAGGGTGGCAAAAGAGTTTCAGCGCTTCAATATCCCTACAGTAAGAACCAATAAAGGAGCTCTTATTGGAACGTTGCAGGGGGCTGACGATGAAAGGCATGTTTTGGTTTCAGCTCATGTGGATACTCTTGGTGCTGTGGTAAGAGAAATTAAAGGGAATGGCCGTTTGAAGCTTCTCCAGATCGGTGGTTTTGCTTGGGGGTCTGTAGAAGGGGAAAATCTTCTTGTACGAACTTCCGAAGGGAAAGAATATTCAGGCTCTCTTCTTCCATGTAAAGCCTCTATTCACGGATATTCAGATGAAGTCCGCGATATGAAGAGGGATGACGATACTATGGAGGTTCGCCTCGATGAATTAGTAACCAGTAAAGAGGATGTTTTGGCGTTGGGAATCAGGGTGGGAGATTTTGTTTTTTTCCAGCCACGGGCTGTTATCACTGAGTCCGGCTTTATTAAATCTCGTCATTTAGATGATAAGGCCTGTGTGGCCCTTATGTTTGGGGCCATTAAAGCTCTATATGATAATGGAGTAACGCCAGCTCATACTACACACTTCTACATTACTAACTATGAAGAGATAGGCCATGGTATTTCTGTCATTCCCGATAAGGTGGCGGAGTTTGCCGCCCTTGATATTGGTATTGTTACAGATACGTCGGCTTCTTCAGAAACATGTGTAACCATATTGGCACGTGATAGTCGTACTCCTTATGATCTGTCTTTCCGAAAACGTCTTGCAGCTTTGGCTGAAAAACATAATATTGACTATTGTGTAGATGTTCATTATCGCTATGGTAGTGATGCCAGTTTAGCCGCAGTTGCCGGGTTCAACGTAAATTTTGCCTGTTTCGGACCAGGCGTTGATGCCACTCATCACTACGAACGGACCCACGTGCGGGCCATTGAGGAGACTGCGAAACTTCTCATAGCTTATGTATGTGAGTAACCGATTTTCATAACGAAGCGCTTCTTAAAGGCCGCTCTGACGCAGAGTGGCCTTTTTCTTTTTGTTGCAGAGAGGAGTGCATGGGTATATAATTACAAAAACTATGAATGCAAAGATGGATTCAAAAATTTCTATATCGATTTCCTAAAGAGAAGTTGGTAATGAAAGGAGTTCTTCTTTATGTATTTAGCATCTTTGACATGGAAAAAGGCTGAAAAGAATTTTACTCCTAACACTGTAGCAATTGTTCCTCTCGGAAGTGTGGAGGAACATGGTCCCCTCGGTCCCCTCGGAACAGATTATCTTATCCCTGAAGAGTTTGCACGGCGCATAGAGGCTGATTATCCTCAAGATGTAGTAGTGTTTCCTGCTATGCCTTATGGGGCTTGTGACACGTTACTTTCTTTCCCTGGAACAGTAGACATTGGTATAGAGACGTTAACGGCTGTAATGCGGGGTATTGCTCGCAGCTTGCTTCATTGGGGACTGAAAAAAGTTATATTCATCAATGGACATGGTGGTAATAATCCTGCCCTTAATGCGGCAGCTTTAGATATTTATAAAGCGGGTGGATTGGCAGCGATTGTAGATTGGTGGATATTGGCTGGCCAAATGAACCCAAAGTGGGTTGGTGGGCATGGAGCAGGTCAGGAAACAGCAATGATGATGGCTCTCAGGCCAGGTTGGGTCAACAAAGAAGAAAATTTCGAGGAGCCGGTGAACCATCTAAGTGATAACTTAATAAATGTTCATCTTCACCAAATCCAATTCAAAAATGGTTTCGTACGGATAGTCCGAGATGTTCGGGACTCTGTTCCCACGGGAGGATTTGGCGGACCTGATGATCCGTCTATGGCTACTGAGGAGTGGGGACATGAAATGTTCGATGCAGTAACAGAGTATATGAAGGATTTTGTAGCTGAGTTTTTAAAGTTAAACCTCAAGTAGAGAAATATTATGCTTTCTTCCCTTGAGCGAGACGTTCTCGCAAATATTCATGAGGATTGTCTGGAAAGGGACGTTGCTGCTCTGTCGGCCCTTTATCGCCGGCAGAGCAGTTCAGGGTTAAAAGAGTCCCTTGATTGGATACGTTGTCATCTTGATAGTTACGGTATAAAGACACAAACACATCAATGGGTTGGAGAACTGACAACCCCTATATCAGCTTCTCTTCGCATAAAAAAAGAATTATCTTCTTTTCTCGTCCCCTGCAAAGTGTGGGGATTTTCCGGACGAAGCAGAAAAAAAGCTTCTGGCCCTCTTGTATGTGTAGACCCTAGAACTCTTCCTGCCCCTGAGGCAGTTCCTTATTTTGCCATTCGAAAAGAAGTGGAGCGCGATCTGGAAGGGAAGATAGTTCTGACTAAAAAATTCCATGGCACGGCTATTTTAGCCTTACAGGATCGCGGAGCTGCCGCAGTGATAGTAACATGGCCGGGAGGTGACGAAGAGGAGATCCATGAGAGTGGGACTGGGCTTATTTGGGGCAATCCAGAACCCTTAGAAGAGACTCTCGATATTCAGATTCCTCTTATAGCTGTGAATTATATGTGGGGCTGTAAACTCCTTGAGGTGGCTTCCGGCAATGGCAAAGCAGAAGGGGAAATAGAAGTGGAGATACAAACAGATTTTCAGCCCTTCCCGGTACTGGAAGCCCGTTTGCCTGGAGAGGAAGATAATAGCCCCTTTCTGCTTGTTGGGGCTCATATAGATGCCAAACACTGGGGAGCCACTGATAATGCTTCTGGTGCCGCACTTGCCCTTCATCTGGCTCGAATTGCATCTACGTTGCGGGAAAGGCGCTACGGTCTTCGCATATGCTGGTGGACTGGCCATGAATTTGGTCACTATGCAGGTTCATCAGCCTACTGTCTGAATTACTATGCTGATTTAGAGGAACGAGGCTTAGCCTACCTTAATATTGATATGCCCGGAGTGCGAGGGGCCTCTCATTGGCAACAGGTGGCCTGTAGCCCGGACCTTACCCCTACTGTAGAAAATATCCTTCATGACGTTGTAGGGAGATCGAGCGGTGTCATTTCTGACCCGGTGAGAGCCTGGGATCAATCGTTCCAAAATCTTGGCCTCTCTTCCCTTCTTGTCTGGGCTTCTTCACTTCCCGAGGGATCTCCTTATAGGTCAGGAAGTTTTTCTATGCCTCGATGGTGGCACACGGAATCTGATGTTTTGGACTGTTTGGATCGCCATGTTTATCTTACAGACGCACATATCTATACGCTGGCCCTTATACGCTCCGTTTGCAGAGAGGGGCTTCAATATGATGTTCATAACCTGTGGATGTTTTTTTTAAATAGGCTGGAAGCCCTTTGCTCTGCTTTGAAGGGGCGGATAAATTTAGAAGATATTTTAAGTCGGGCTCAATCGCTACATCAGCGGTCGGAAGCTTTTACAGGTACATGCCCATGGAGCAGGGATGTGGTGTGGAAAGTTCGTCGGTTAAATAGACTTCTTTTTGCGCAGAAAGCTCCATGGTCTCAGGACTGGTGTGCTCCTCAGGAGGCTATTCCTGGCCTATCTGCTGGAATAAGCATGTGCAGGGAAGGGAGAGGAGGTGTTGTTCTCGATCATTGGTTGATGTGCCAGCGCAATCGCATTTA
This window encodes:
- a CDS encoding ABC transporter ATP-binding protein; the protein is MTEKKEYLLNIQDLTVHYETDSGVVCAVEHLNLHLGRGESLGFVGETGAGKTTTALSIMQLIPNPPGRILSGKILFEGEDLIAKNEEEKRHIRGGKIAMIFQDPMTSLNPVIPVGEQIAEMIELHQKVTKNEALEKAVKMLELVGIRPERARDYPHQFSGGMRQRVVIAIALACDPTLLIADEPTTALDVTIQAQVLELMKDLKKEFNTSLIMITHDLGVVAEICDKVAIMYAGSVVEYADTHSLYTNPLHPYTNGLFNSIPDLDADQEELKVIHGLMPDPTNLPSGCTFHPRCPMAQPECSQKRPEMLEIEPGHFVACPVCCNGLKKG
- a CDS encoding ABC transporter ATP-binding protein — its product is MAETRKKLIEVNHLKKYFQTKKGMLHAVDDVSFFVYEGETLGLVGESGCGKSTLGRVMIRLLDATDGEVIYRGDNILKYNKRQMKELRKNVQIVFQDPYSSLNPRLSVAELIAEPLIVNGVYRSKAERDKRVLDLMDTVGLAQRLVDVYPHELDGGRRQRIGIARSLALNPEFIVLDEPVSALDVCIQAQILNLLNTLKKERGYTYIFIAHNLSVVKHVSDRIAVMYLGKIVELSDYRTIFADPLHPYTQALLSAIPIPKVDQKRDRIILEGDVPSPVEPPEGCRFAGRCRYRQDICEQRTPELREIDNGHFVACHFARNLLETGC
- a CDS encoding M42 family metallopeptidase → MFCIDMDYVNSLMLELLAIPSVGGDCEEALSRVAKEFQRFNIPTVRTNKGALIGTLQGADDERHVLVSAHVDTLGAVVREIKGNGRLKLLQIGGFAWGSVEGENLLVRTSEGKEYSGSLLPCKASIHGYSDEVRDMKRDDDTMEVRLDELVTSKEDVLALGIRVGDFVFFQPRAVITESGFIKSRHLDDKACVALMFGAIKALYDNGVTPAHTTHFYITNYEEIGHGISVIPDKVAEFAALDIGIVTDTSASSETCVTILARDSRTPYDLSFRKRLAALAEKHNIDYCVDVHYRYGSDASLAAVAGFNVNFACFGPGVDATHHYERTHVRAIEETAKLLIAYVCE
- a CDS encoding creatininase family protein, whose translation is MYLASLTWKKAEKNFTPNTVAIVPLGSVEEHGPLGPLGTDYLIPEEFARRIEADYPQDVVVFPAMPYGACDTLLSFPGTVDIGIETLTAVMRGIARSLLHWGLKKVIFINGHGGNNPALNAAALDIYKAGGLAAIVDWWILAGQMNPKWVGGHGAGQETAMMMALRPGWVNKEENFEEPVNHLSDNLINVHLHQIQFKNGFVRIVRDVRDSVPTGGFGGPDDPSMATEEWGHEMFDAVTEYMKDFVAEFLKLNLK
- a CDS encoding M28 family metallopeptidase; this translates as MLSSLERDVLANIHEDCLERDVAALSALYRRQSSSGLKESLDWIRCHLDSYGIKTQTHQWVGELTTPISASLRIKKELSSFLVPCKVWGFSGRSRKKASGPLVCVDPRTLPAPEAVPYFAIRKEVERDLEGKIVLTKKFHGTAILALQDRGAAAVIVTWPGGDEEEIHESGTGLIWGNPEPLEETLDIQIPLIAVNYMWGCKLLEVASGNGKAEGEIEVEIQTDFQPFPVLEARLPGEEDNSPFLLVGAHIDAKHWGATDNASGAALALHLARIASTLRERRYGLRICWWTGHEFGHYAGSSAYCLNYYADLEERGLAYLNIDMPGVRGASHWQQVACSPDLTPTVENILHDVVGRSSGVISDPVRAWDQSFQNLGLSSLLVWASSLPEGSPYRSGSFSMPRWWHTESDVLDCLDRHVYLTDAHIYTLALIRSVCREGLQYDVHNLWMFFLNRLEALCSALKGRINLEDILSRAQSLHQRSEAFTGTCPWSRDVVWKVRRLNRLLFAQKAPWSQDWCAPQEAIPGLSAGISMCREGRGGVVLDHWLMCQRNRIYSLLGEIEEGIR